A stretch of Henckelia pumila isolate YLH828 chromosome 4, ASM3356847v2, whole genome shotgun sequence DNA encodes these proteins:
- the LOC140860154 gene encoding uncharacterized protein isoform X2, whose protein sequence is MGHQFLLPILISIIVASILPYQLISSSPLLPSEFSIIGDYPVLEKRIPELFQSWKEKHGKVYEHAEEEAKRLRIFRTNLKYVLDHKNTDTNTRSSPMGPLVGLMNKFADLSNEEFRGIYTTKIRKPFEKRRRYSTEDVRLKMKVSSCEAPASLDWREHGVVTGVKDQGQCGSCWAFSSTGAVEGINALTTRELVSLSEQELVDCDPTNYGCNGGYMDDAFQWIINNGGIDAESNYPYTGKDSKCNNTKGIYDGECSGNPEDIDHAVLVVGYGSEGDEEYWIVKNSWGVNWGMGGYVWIRRNTGSRYGVCAINAMASYPTKISSLFYSSIQLLPPLPFPFFTPPSPPPPSHSSPPSPTPTPPPPPLSSSPPPPSTSSPPEPPPPSPTTPSSPPPPSSSSPPPPPRPPHHPPPPSPPPSLPPPSPPPPLSSSPPPPPPPSPHQPPPSPPPSAPPPSPQPPPPPPLSPSPPPPSPSLSPPPPPPPPPPLPSPSPPPPSPPPPSPPPPPSPSPPPPSPSPPPPSPHPPPPSPPLSPPPPSPPPPPSPSPPPPPPSPSPPPPSPPPPPSPSPPPPPPSPPPPSPPPPSPPPPSPPPSPPPPTPPSPPPLAPPPPLSSPPPPPPSPSPPPPSPPPPPPPSPPPPSPPPPSPPPPSPPPPPPPSPPPPPPPSPPPPSPPPPSPPPPPPPSPPPPSPPPPPPPSPLPPSPPRPPPFPPQPPPPPSPTRCGDFSFCPPGSTCCCRFHTWGICLIYDCCPLHSAVCCNGSEYCCPIEFPICDVYEGLCFKKRGALMGVRASKRKPSRHKFPWSKIEENDKEYQPLQWRRNPFAEMR, encoded by the exons AAGAGGAGGCAAAAAGACTGCGGATCTTCCGGACAAATCTCAAATATGTTCTTGATCACAAAAACACTGACACAAACACAAGGTCGTCGCCGATGGGTCCCCTCGTGGGGTTGATGAATAAGTTCGCAGATTTGAGCAATGAGGAGTTTAGGGGAATCTACACGACCAAGATACGGAAGCCCTTTGAGAAAAGGAGGAGATATTCGACGGAGGATGTTCGGTTGAAGATGAAGGTTTCCTCCTGCGAAGCTCCTGCTTCTCTGGATTGGAGGGAACATGGCGTGGTTACAGGGGTGAAGGATCAAGGTCAATGCG gAAGTTGTTGGGCTTTTTCTTCCACCGGAGCCGTGGAAGGGATAAATGCCTTGACCACAAGAGAACTAGTTAGCCTCTCAGAACAAGAACTCGTGGACTGTGATCCTACCAATTATGGTTGTAATGGAGGTTACATGGACGATGCTTTTCAATGGATCATTAACAATGGGGGAATCGACGCAGAATCTAATTACCCATACACCGGCAAAGATAGCAAATGCAACAACACCAag GGGATTTACGATGGGGAATGCTCTGGGAATCCGGAAGACATAGATCATGCAGTATTGGTGGTGGGATATGGAAGTGAGGGTGATGAGGAATACTGGATTGTGAAGAATTCTTGGGGGGTGAATTGGGGGATGGGTGGATATGTTTGGATTAGAAGAAATACTGGATCTAGATATGGTGTTTGTGCCATCAATGCCATGGCTTCTTATCCAACGAAGATATCATCTCTATTTTATTCATCTATTCAACTATTGCCTCCTTTACCTTTCCCATTTTTTACACCACCATCTCCTCCTCCCCCATCACACTCTTCTCCACCCTCACCCACACCAACGCCTCCGCCTCCGCCTCTTTCCTCATCCCCACCGCCACCATCGACATCATCTCCTCCAGAACCCCCTCCACCATCACCAACAACGCCCTCATCACCGCCTCCTCCATCCTCGTCTTCGCCACCACCTCCACCACGACCACCACATCATCCGCCGCCTCCTTCTCCACCACCGTCACTGCCTCCTCCCTCACCCCCTCCACCTCTTTCGTCATCACCACCGCCGCCACCTCCACCGTCACCACATCAACCCCCACCCTCTCCACCACCGTCAGCGCCTCCTCCCTCACCacaaccaccaccaccacctccTCTTTCGCCATCACCGCCTCCGCCATCGCCTTCATTGTCACCGCCTCCGCCACCACCCCCACCACCTCCTTTGCCATCACCGTCTCCACCACCACCGTCACCACCTCCGCCCTCACCCCCACCACCTCCTTCGCCATCACCGCCTCCACCTTCACCCTCACCACCTCCGCCATCACCACATCCACCACCACCCTCTCCACCACTGTCCCCACCTCCTCCCTCACCCCCACCGCCTCCTTCACCATCACCGCCTCCACCACCACCATCACCGTCACCACCTCCTCCCTCGCCCCCACCGCCTCCTTCTCCCTCACCGCCTCCACCACCACCGTCACCACCCCCGCCATCGCCACCTCCTCCCTCACCCCCACCGCCATCACCACCACCCTCACCACCTCCACCGACTCCACCATCTCCTCCACCACTAGCTCCACCGCCACCTCTTTCctcacctccacctccacctccgtcGCCATCACCACCTCCTCCCTCACCCCCACCTCCGCCACCGCCATCACCACCTCCTCCCTCACCTCCACCGCCATCACCACCTCCTCCCTCACCCCCACCTCCGCCACCGCCATCACCCCCACCACCGCCGCCTCCATCACCACCTCCTCCCTCACCTCCACCGCCATCACCGCCTCCACCACCACCGCCATCACCACCGCCGCCATCGCCTCCACCGCCGCCGCCACCATCGCCACTTCCTCCATCACCCCCAAGGCCACCCCCATTTCCGCCACAACCACCACCCCCACCATCCCCTACTCGATGTGGAGACTTTTCCTTCTGTCCACCAGGTTCCACATGCTGCTGTCGCTTTCATACGTGGGGCATTTGTCTCATTTATGATTGTTGTCCACTACATAGTGCGGTTTGCTGTAATGGCTCTGAATATTGTTGCCCGATTGAATTTCCCATTTGCGATGTGTACGAAGGTCTTTGTTTCAAG AAACGTGGAGCTTTAATGGGAGTGAGAGCAAGCAAACGGAAGCCTTCGAGGCATAAATTTCCATGGAGTAAAATTGAAGAAAATGATAAGGAGTATCAACCTCTTCAATGGAGAAGGAATCCATTCGCCGA
- the LOC140860154 gene encoding uncharacterized protein isoform X1 — MGHQFLLPILISIIVASILPYQLISSSPLLPSEFSIIGDYPVLEKRIPELFQSWKEKHGKVYEHAEEEAKRLRIFRTNLKYVLDHKNTDTNTRSSPMGPLVGLMNKFADLSNEEFRGIYTTKIRKPFEKRRRYSTEDVRLKMKVSSCEAPASLDWREHGVVTGVKDQGQCGSCWAFSSTGAVEGINALTTRELVSLSEQELVDCDPTNYGCNGGYMDDAFQWIINNGGIDAESNYPYTGKDSKCNNTKEEKKVVSIDGYIDVEEEESAILCAVVKQPVSVRIYGSAIDFQLYTGGIYDGECSGNPEDIDHAVLVVGYGSEGDEEYWIVKNSWGVNWGMGGYVWIRRNTGSRYGVCAINAMASYPTKISSLFYSSIQLLPPLPFPFFTPPSPPPPSHSSPPSPTPTPPPPPLSSSPPPPSTSSPPEPPPPSPTTPSSPPPPSSSSPPPPPRPPHHPPPPSPPPSLPPPSPPPPLSSSPPPPPPPSPHQPPPSPPPSAPPPSPQPPPPPPLSPSPPPPSPSLSPPPPPPPPPPLPSPSPPPPSPPPPSPPPPPSPSPPPPSPSPPPPSPHPPPPSPPLSPPPPSPPPPPSPSPPPPPPSPSPPPPSPPPPPSPSPPPPPPSPPPPSPPPPSPPPPSPPPSPPPPTPPSPPPLAPPPPLSSPPPPPPSPSPPPPSPPPPPPPSPPPPSPPPPSPPPPSPPPPPPPSPPPPPPPSPPPPSPPPPSPPPPPPPSPPPPSPPPPPPPSPLPPSPPRPPPFPPQPPPPPSPTRCGDFSFCPPGSTCCCRFHTWGICLIYDCCPLHSAVCCNGSEYCCPIEFPICDVYEGLCFKKRGALMGVRASKRKPSRHKFPWSKIEENDKEYQPLQWRRNPFAEMR; from the exons AAGAGGAGGCAAAAAGACTGCGGATCTTCCGGACAAATCTCAAATATGTTCTTGATCACAAAAACACTGACACAAACACAAGGTCGTCGCCGATGGGTCCCCTCGTGGGGTTGATGAATAAGTTCGCAGATTTGAGCAATGAGGAGTTTAGGGGAATCTACACGACCAAGATACGGAAGCCCTTTGAGAAAAGGAGGAGATATTCGACGGAGGATGTTCGGTTGAAGATGAAGGTTTCCTCCTGCGAAGCTCCTGCTTCTCTGGATTGGAGGGAACATGGCGTGGTTACAGGGGTGAAGGATCAAGGTCAATGCG gAAGTTGTTGGGCTTTTTCTTCCACCGGAGCCGTGGAAGGGATAAATGCCTTGACCACAAGAGAACTAGTTAGCCTCTCAGAACAAGAACTCGTGGACTGTGATCCTACCAATTATGGTTGTAATGGAGGTTACATGGACGATGCTTTTCAATGGATCATTAACAATGGGGGAATCGACGCAGAATCTAATTACCCATACACCGGCAAAGATAGCAAATGCAACAACACCAag GAAGAAAAAAAAGTTGTCAGCATCGATGGATATATAGAtgttgaagaagaagaaagtgCTATCTTATGTGCAGTTGTGAAACAACCTGTTAGCGTTAGGATTTATGGCTCTGCGATTGATTTCCAATTGTATACTGGG GGGATTTACGATGGGGAATGCTCTGGGAATCCGGAAGACATAGATCATGCAGTATTGGTGGTGGGATATGGAAGTGAGGGTGATGAGGAATACTGGATTGTGAAGAATTCTTGGGGGGTGAATTGGGGGATGGGTGGATATGTTTGGATTAGAAGAAATACTGGATCTAGATATGGTGTTTGTGCCATCAATGCCATGGCTTCTTATCCAACGAAGATATCATCTCTATTTTATTCATCTATTCAACTATTGCCTCCTTTACCTTTCCCATTTTTTACACCACCATCTCCTCCTCCCCCATCACACTCTTCTCCACCCTCACCCACACCAACGCCTCCGCCTCCGCCTCTTTCCTCATCCCCACCGCCACCATCGACATCATCTCCTCCAGAACCCCCTCCACCATCACCAACAACGCCCTCATCACCGCCTCCTCCATCCTCGTCTTCGCCACCACCTCCACCACGACCACCACATCATCCGCCGCCTCCTTCTCCACCACCGTCACTGCCTCCTCCCTCACCCCCTCCACCTCTTTCGTCATCACCACCGCCGCCACCTCCACCGTCACCACATCAACCCCCACCCTCTCCACCACCGTCAGCGCCTCCTCCCTCACCacaaccaccaccaccacctccTCTTTCGCCATCACCGCCTCCGCCATCGCCTTCATTGTCACCGCCTCCGCCACCACCCCCACCACCTCCTTTGCCATCACCGTCTCCACCACCACCGTCACCACCTCCGCCCTCACCCCCACCACCTCCTTCGCCATCACCGCCTCCACCTTCACCCTCACCACCTCCGCCATCACCACATCCACCACCACCCTCTCCACCACTGTCCCCACCTCCTCCCTCACCCCCACCGCCTCCTTCACCATCACCGCCTCCACCACCACCATCACCGTCACCACCTCCTCCCTCGCCCCCACCGCCTCCTTCTCCCTCACCGCCTCCACCACCACCGTCACCACCCCCGCCATCGCCACCTCCTCCCTCACCCCCACCGCCATCACCACCACCCTCACCACCTCCACCGACTCCACCATCTCCTCCACCACTAGCTCCACCGCCACCTCTTTCctcacctccacctccacctccgtcGCCATCACCACCTCCTCCCTCACCCCCACCTCCGCCACCGCCATCACCACCTCCTCCCTCACCTCCACCGCCATCACCACCTCCTCCCTCACCCCCACCTCCGCCACCGCCATCACCCCCACCACCGCCGCCTCCATCACCACCTCCTCCCTCACCTCCACCGCCATCACCGCCTCCACCACCACCGCCATCACCACCGCCGCCATCGCCTCCACCGCCGCCGCCACCATCGCCACTTCCTCCATCACCCCCAAGGCCACCCCCATTTCCGCCACAACCACCACCCCCACCATCCCCTACTCGATGTGGAGACTTTTCCTTCTGTCCACCAGGTTCCACATGCTGCTGTCGCTTTCATACGTGGGGCATTTGTCTCATTTATGATTGTTGTCCACTACATAGTGCGGTTTGCTGTAATGGCTCTGAATATTGTTGCCCGATTGAATTTCCCATTTGCGATGTGTACGAAGGTCTTTGTTTCAAG AAACGTGGAGCTTTAATGGGAGTGAGAGCAAGCAAACGGAAGCCTTCGAGGCATAAATTTCCATGGAGTAAAATTGAAGAAAATGATAAGGAGTATCAACCTCTTCAATGGAGAAGGAATCCATTCGCCGA